In Paenibacillus guangzhouensis, a single window of DNA contains:
- a CDS encoding alkaline phosphatase family protein, with protein MRKRLTSCLTIMLLLLMMWGCRPLHEQPKSTEQDLVHLHTAQQHTSKKVIFILVDSLMAQAIDQGIQRQELPTLQYLIEQGQYYKNMVSSYPTMSVSIDSSLLTGSYPNGHHVPGLTWFSTDSKKLINYGTGPMEIMKQGMEKVILDGLVHLNGSHLNPRLPTLYEELASRGLRSASINGMIYRGRSMHKLTIPSWAQDLTSLPGEISVFGPEYLALGALSDPLQDKAKLSKSLLHRLGMNNAYAIESLNYLIRTKALPDFSFVYLPDIDHELHQKGPANMKDVKEIKAVDQQLHSMLQAFGSPKEMLDQAVIIIAGDSGMTQILPASEHPVIELPDLLRHHRVLQPGKSVMDDTEIVLAVNETMAYVYNLKQRYSLRNLADEIALDPRIDYVAWREPQGMIVKQGGTVKELRYTADGHLMDPYQQPWTVEGDLDVLDLRVDQEHHTLNYGQYPDALMRLSGALHSHPGEFLVVGAKPGYELADRSSPTHKGGGGHGSLRHEESLVPLIICGTDKKPEHLRIIDLKPFMLQLLSTQEMK; from the coding sequence ATGCGAAAACGACTAACATCGTGTTTAACGATTATGCTATTACTACTGATGATGTGGGGCTGTCGGCCGCTGCATGAGCAGCCGAAGTCAACCGAACAAGATCTTGTACATTTACATACAGCGCAGCAGCATACATCGAAGAAAGTGATCTTTATCCTGGTTGATTCGCTAATGGCACAAGCCATTGATCAAGGTATACAACGCCAGGAGCTTCCGACATTGCAATATCTGATTGAACAAGGTCAGTATTACAAGAATATGGTGAGTTCTTATCCGACGATGTCGGTATCAATTGACAGCTCACTTCTTACAGGAAGTTATCCGAATGGACACCACGTGCCGGGACTTACATGGTTTTCTACGGACAGCAAGAAGCTAATTAACTATGGAACCGGACCGATGGAAATCATGAAGCAAGGGATGGAGAAGGTGATATTGGACGGCCTGGTTCATCTGAATGGCTCGCATCTAAATCCGCGACTACCGACCCTCTACGAAGAGTTAGCAAGTCGTGGATTACGTTCGGCATCCATTAACGGGATGATCTATCGGGGGAGAAGTATGCACAAGCTAACGATTCCTTCATGGGCTCAAGACCTAACCTCCCTCCCAGGAGAGATCAGTGTTTTTGGTCCGGAATATTTGGCATTGGGTGCTCTGTCGGATCCGTTACAAGATAAAGCGAAGTTGTCTAAGAGTCTACTGCACCGGCTGGGCATGAATAATGCGTATGCAATCGAGTCGTTGAATTATCTGATCAGAACCAAGGCACTCCCCGATTTTTCATTCGTATATTTGCCAGATATTGACCATGAGCTGCATCAGAAGGGCCCAGCGAATATGAAGGATGTAAAAGAGATCAAGGCTGTAGATCAACAACTTCATTCTATGCTGCAAGCGTTCGGTTCTCCGAAAGAAATGTTGGATCAAGCCGTGATCATCATTGCGGGAGATAGCGGTATGACTCAAATTCTCCCTGCCAGCGAACATCCGGTTATCGAACTGCCAGATCTCTTAAGGCATCACCGCGTACTGCAACCGGGGAAGTCTGTAATGGATGATACGGAGATTGTGCTTGCCGTAAACGAGACGATGGCCTACGTGTATAACCTCAAACAGCGATATTCACTCCGAAATTTGGCGGATGAGATCGCTCTTGATCCGCGCATCGATTATGTTGCATGGCGTGAACCACAGGGGATGATCGTCAAGCAAGGCGGCACAGTCAAAGAATTAAGGTATACAGCTGACGGACATCTTATGGATCCCTACCAGCAGCCATGGACTGTGGAAGGAGATTTGGATGTGCTGGACTTGCGAGTAGACCAGGAACACCATACCTTGAATTATGGACAATACCCAGATGCACTCATGCGATTGAGCGGTGCGCTTCATTCCCATCCAGGCGAATTCCTTGTCGTTGGGGCGAAGCCGGGCTATGAACTGGCTGATCGAAGCTCACCGACGCATAAAGGCGGAGGCGGACATGGTTCGCTTCGTCATGAAGAATCGCTGGTACCGCTCATCATCTGCGGGACGGACAAGAAACCTGAACATTTGCGAATAATCGATTTAAAGCCGTTTATGCTGCAGTTATTGAGCACACAGGAAATGAAGTAG
- a CDS encoding LysR family transcriptional regulator yields MTLQQLKYVIEVANRGSINEAAKRLFISQPSLSNAIKDLEEELQIAIFDRSNKGISLSKEGVEFLSYARQVVEQAELLESRYLNAKPSPQHFSVSTQHYAFAVNAFVSLVEQYGHDEYELALRETKTYEIIEDVKNMRSEIGILYVNEFNGKVINKLLKSANLEFHSLFVAKPHIFISIKNPLAKQSMVTIDELQHYPYLSFDQGEYNSFHFSEEILSTMSHKKSIRVNDRATLFNLLIGLNGYTISTGVLSKDLNGNEIIPVPLDCEETINVGWIAHRNTSMSKLGLAYVEALTAATR; encoded by the coding sequence TTGACACTACAGCAGTTGAAATATGTAATCGAGGTGGCTAACCGCGGCTCTATCAATGAAGCAGCCAAGCGGTTGTTCATCTCTCAACCCAGTCTATCGAATGCGATTAAAGACTTGGAAGAAGAATTGCAGATTGCGATCTTTGATCGATCCAATAAAGGCATCTCGCTGTCCAAAGAAGGGGTAGAATTTCTTAGCTACGCAAGGCAAGTCGTCGAACAAGCGGAACTGCTCGAGAGCCGATATTTGAACGCGAAGCCTTCTCCGCAGCATTTCTCGGTATCGACACAGCACTATGCCTTTGCGGTCAATGCTTTCGTAAGTCTGGTCGAGCAGTACGGTCATGATGAATATGAGCTGGCGCTGCGCGAGACGAAGACGTATGAGATTATCGAAGACGTCAAGAACATGCGCAGTGAAATCGGAATTTTATATGTGAATGAGTTTAATGGGAAAGTCATCAATAAGCTGCTCAAAAGCGCCAATTTAGAGTTTCATAGTTTGTTTGTCGCGAAGCCGCATATTTTTATCAGCATTAAGAATCCGCTTGCCAAGCAGTCGATGGTAACAATTGATGAACTTCAACACTACCCGTATTTGTCGTTTGATCAGGGGGAATACAATTCGTTTCATTTCTCGGAAGAAATTCTAAGCACCATGTCGCATAAGAAGAGTATTCGCGTCAATGATCGTGCGACGTTGTTCAATCTATTAATCGGTCTGAATGGGTATACCATTTCGACAGGGGTACTAAGTAAAGATCTGAACGGGAACGAGATCATTCCCGTGCCGCTAGATTGTGAGGAGACGATCAATGTTGGCTGGATTGCCCATCGGAATACGTCCATGTCCAAACTCGGCCTAGCTTATGTCGAAGCGCTTACTGCAGCCACGCGATGA
- a CDS encoding CD3324 family protein produces MRYTNANEILPKELIEKLQDFVQGEYIYIPAIKDQHKNWGELSGFREKIDKRNSEIIQAYKSGNTIQELAESYYLSVYAIRKIIYHK; encoded by the coding sequence ATGAGATATACCAACGCTAATGAAATTCTCCCAAAAGAATTGATTGAAAAATTGCAAGATTTTGTACAAGGTGAATACATCTACATTCCCGCAATAAAAGATCAACATAAAAATTGGGGAGAATTATCCGGTTTTCGTGAAAAGATTGATAAGCGAAATAGTGAAATAATACAAGCATATAAATCTGGTAATACGATTCAAGAACTTGCAGAATCTTACTACCTTTCTGTTTATGCGATCAGAAAAATAATTTATCACAAATAA
- a CDS encoding alpha/beta fold hydrolase, translated as MKFIKSKSMLTASLAAALVVTGVGLAGSVSKANVANAATPSYSNDVTDTGNGHYVTVDKNVRLYVEDVGKGKPVIFLHGWPFNHEMFEYQQNTLPAKGIRFIAIDLRGFGKSDHPYDGNNMETYANDVRAVIEKLNLKDATLVGFSMGSTVATEYMSQYKDNRVSKLILTSAPTPKWGIPQEAIDGLVTGLTQDRPKTLAVSPDGFVTKPSTEFLAWLGQLELEADSHASIESIKSVAATDLSGKLNQIKVPTLIMHGIQDKTVPFAVAEALHKGIKNSTLIPFDHSGHAIFYEEKDKYNQEIINFVNP; from the coding sequence ATGAAATTCATCAAAAGCAAATCCATGTTAACCGCATCACTGGCAGCAGCACTCGTCGTAACCGGAGTCGGGCTCGCAGGCAGCGTATCCAAAGCAAACGTTGCGAATGCAGCTACTCCTAGTTATTCCAATGACGTAACCGACACAGGAAATGGTCATTATGTCACCGTTGATAAAAACGTGAGGTTGTACGTTGAGGACGTAGGTAAAGGCAAACCGGTCATATTTCTTCATGGCTGGCCGTTTAACCATGAAATGTTCGAGTATCAACAGAACACATTGCCTGCCAAAGGTATTCGGTTCATTGCAATCGACCTCAGGGGATTCGGCAAATCTGACCATCCTTATGACGGCAATAATATGGAGACCTACGCGAATGATGTTCGCGCCGTCATCGAGAAACTCAATTTAAAAGACGCCACACTGGTAGGCTTCTCCATGGGATCAACCGTCGCAACCGAATATATGAGCCAATATAAAGACAATAGGGTTTCCAAATTAATACTCACCTCTGCCCCCACACCTAAATGGGGAATCCCGCAGGAAGCAATCGATGGCCTCGTAACCGGTCTGACCCAGGACCGCCCTAAAACACTTGCAGTCAGCCCAGACGGCTTCGTAACGAAACCTTCTACGGAGTTTTTGGCGTGGCTCGGCCAGTTGGAACTCGAAGCGGATTCCCATGCATCCATCGAAAGCATTAAATCGGTGGCTGCTACGGATTTGAGCGGAAAATTGAATCAAATCAAAGTGCCGACTCTTATTATGCACGGCATTCAAGATAAAACCGTCCCATTTGCAGTTGCGGAAGCATTGCATAAGGGAATCAAAAACTCCACGTTGATACCTTTTGATCACAGCGGACACGCCATCTTCTATGAGGAAAAAGACAAGTACAACCAAGAGATCATTAATTTCGTCAATCCATAA
- a CDS encoding GNAT family N-acetyltransferase: MNIREAHEGDYPELRKLYLESRHNTFVWDNINEMTLEDFDKHTEGEFIIVAEEAGILMGFTSLFLPDNFIHNLFVHPDCSGKGVGSRLLQAADVQMNKPMRLKCVSKNYKALSFYERNGWKKVVEEGRPGEEKYWVMEYK; encoded by the coding sequence TTGAATATTAGAGAGGCTCATGAAGGGGATTATCCTGAACTAAGAAAGCTGTACCTCGAATCACGGCACAATACCTTCGTATGGGACAATATTAATGAAATGACTTTGGAGGATTTCGACAAGCATACGGAGGGCGAATTCATCATCGTAGCAGAAGAGGCCGGTATCCTTATGGGCTTTACCTCCTTGTTTTTGCCGGATAACTTCATTCATAATCTTTTTGTTCACCCGGATTGCTCAGGGAAAGGAGTCGGCAGTCGTTTGCTGCAAGCAGCTGACGTTCAAATGAATAAACCGATGCGATTAAAATGCGTATCTAAAAATTATAAGGCATTGTCATTTTATGAACGCAACGGATGGAAGAAGGTTGTTGAGGAAGGCCGTCCGGGAGAAGAGAAGTACTGGGTTATGGAATATAAATAA
- a CDS encoding Cfr family 23S rRNA (adenine(2503)-C(8))-methyltransferase, whose product MKSTSKYEMIQNILTELKQPAYRFQQIADAIFKQKIGEYDRMTILPKAIRNELIMRLGEHVLNLTPVIQKTSRQVNKVLFAIEGGERIEAVQLSYERGWKSYCISSQCGCGYGCSFCATGTIGLKRNLTADEITDQLLYFHLNGDALDSVSFMGMGEALANPNIFDTLKILTDPRTFGLGHRRITVSTIGILPGIDRLTKEFPQVNLTFSLHSPFDEQRSELMPINNRFPLNDVLNKLDQHIRDTGRKVYIAYILLRGENDSNEHAEAIAALLKHRGPWEHLYHVNLIPYNSTDVTPDSFHQSDKERVQKFVSILKSKGIKVTVRTQFGTDIDAACGQLYGHNK is encoded by the coding sequence ATGAAATCAACTTCGAAATACGAGATGATTCAAAACATATTGACAGAATTAAAACAACCTGCATATCGGTTTCAACAAATTGCAGACGCGATCTTTAAGCAAAAAATTGGTGAATATGACCGAATGACCATACTACCTAAAGCTATAAGAAACGAATTAATTATGAGGCTTGGCGAACATGTTTTGAACTTAACTCCTGTCATACAAAAGACATCCAGACAGGTGAATAAAGTACTTTTTGCCATTGAGGGCGGTGAACGCATAGAAGCAGTTCAACTAAGCTATGAGCGTGGCTGGAAATCATACTGCATTTCCAGTCAGTGCGGATGCGGATATGGTTGTAGCTTCTGTGCTACAGGTACAATTGGACTGAAACGAAATCTAACTGCTGATGAAATTACTGATCAATTGTTATACTTCCATTTAAATGGTGATGCCTTGGATAGTGTCTCGTTTATGGGCATGGGAGAGGCATTAGCCAATCCTAATATTTTCGACACGCTTAAGATTCTAACAGATCCACGAACTTTTGGATTGGGCCATCGAAGAATTACAGTTTCAACCATTGGAATTTTGCCGGGTATCGATCGTCTGACAAAAGAATTTCCACAGGTTAACCTGACCTTTTCACTGCACTCTCCGTTCGACGAACAGCGGAGCGAGTTAATGCCCATTAACAATCGGTTTCCGCTTAATGATGTCTTGAACAAGTTGGATCAGCATATTCGTGATACGGGTAGAAAAGTATATATTGCGTATATATTACTTCGGGGAGAAAATGATTCAAATGAGCATGCGGAAGCCATTGCTGCTTTGTTAAAGCACAGAGGTCCTTGGGAACATTTATATCACGTCAATTTGATCCCCTACAATTCAACTGACGTGACGCCTGATAGCTTTCATCAATCAGACAAAGAGCGGGTTCAAAAGTTTGTCAGTATCTTAAAGTCAAAGGGAATCAAAGTAACGGTGCGAACTCAATTCGGGACGGACATTGATGCAGCATGCGGTCAGCTATACGGACACAACAAGTAA
- a CDS encoding methyl-accepting chemotaxis protein, translating to MKTKTKPSTRQWRFTIRNKLLVISLAILIIPTLLVGSMSIWVSARESDLQMETNLRNTVHMAAELIVSFEDAVKKGALRKEEAQEKMKQLLLGAKQADGTRTINTNINIGEHGYFFVLNDQGDLVAHPTQEGEKFWNKQTSDGFHHIRDMLQKGQQPGGGVTVYRWPLPDSKADAMKIAYSLRDPNWGWTIVAGSYIKDYNTGQQHIVQSTVYTLLGCIIIGGIFVILLAMRLTRPLVQLTQQAKQVAAGDLSQRVIAIHGRDEIDDLYTSFQTMHNRLRELTQGLLSHADALSSASRDLSVTFGETTAATNQISVSAQEVALSNETQKRSLQESTHAMDWLSVSAHRIASTSSTAFEASQATLSHAENGNRLITQSAEQMLAVSTTVGDLSLIVNQLNERSHQIGEIIDAMTTISSQTNLLALNAAIEAARAGEEGKGFAVVADEIRKLAELSRKSAMEVTELIQATLTDIKKAATAMDQGEHEVQAGVDSIRRSGETFQRILLATRSAVYHVQETSAAAEQIFASSQEFNASLQEIDHMALRSNDLAQAISTATAGQLTAMEEISASADSMSRISEEMLLLVKQFKL from the coding sequence ATGAAAACAAAGACAAAACCAAGTACAAGACAATGGCGGTTCACCATCCGGAATAAATTACTGGTCATCTCGCTCGCAATCCTAATCATTCCCACATTGTTGGTAGGAAGCATGAGCATCTGGGTTTCAGCCCGTGAAAGCGACCTGCAGATGGAGACCAACCTCAGAAACACGGTTCATATGGCTGCGGAGCTTATCGTTTCGTTCGAGGATGCCGTCAAGAAAGGCGCATTACGCAAGGAAGAGGCTCAGGAGAAGATGAAGCAGCTGCTTCTCGGGGCAAAGCAGGCGGATGGTACACGGACAATCAATACAAATATAAATATTGGCGAGCACGGGTATTTTTTTGTTCTAAACGACCAAGGTGATCTGGTTGCTCACCCAACACAGGAAGGGGAGAAATTTTGGAACAAGCAGACAAGTGATGGCTTTCATCATATCCGGGATATGCTCCAGAAGGGGCAGCAGCCAGGCGGCGGAGTTACCGTATACAGGTGGCCGCTTCCAGACTCGAAAGCAGACGCTATGAAAATAGCCTATTCGCTAAGGGACCCAAACTGGGGATGGACGATTGTAGCTGGCTCCTACATCAAGGATTATAACACTGGACAGCAACATATTGTGCAGAGCACAGTGTATACGCTGCTAGGCTGCATTATAATCGGCGGAATATTCGTTATCCTGCTTGCGATGCGTCTAACCAGACCGCTTGTCCAGTTGACGCAGCAGGCCAAACAGGTCGCCGCAGGCGACTTGTCACAAAGAGTGATTGCCATACATGGCCGGGATGAAATTGACGACCTGTATACCTCCTTCCAGACCATGCATAACCGATTAAGAGAGCTCACGCAGGGGCTGCTTTCCCATGCTGACGCCCTGTCATCGGCCTCCCGTGACTTGTCCGTTACCTTCGGGGAGACGACAGCGGCTACAAACCAAATTTCCGTATCAGCACAGGAAGTGGCCTTGAGTAATGAAACACAAAAAAGAAGCCTGCAGGAGAGCACTCATGCTATGGATTGGCTGTCAGTCAGCGCACATCGCATCGCATCCACCTCATCGACAGCCTTTGAAGCTTCACAGGCTACCTTAAGCCATGCCGAAAATGGAAATAGGCTGATCACACAGTCAGCAGAACAAATGCTTGCCGTATCCACAACGGTAGGAGACCTCTCACTGATCGTCAATCAGCTGAACGAGCGGTCGCATCAGATAGGCGAGATCATTGATGCAATGACGACCATTTCATCGCAAACCAATCTGCTGGCGCTGAATGCAGCGATCGAGGCTGCACGAGCTGGCGAGGAGGGCAAAGGATTTGCAGTCGTTGCAGATGAGATCAGAAAGTTGGCGGAGCTCTCCAGGAAATCCGCCATGGAAGTCACTGAGCTGATTCAGGCAACTCTCACCGATATTAAAAAAGCCGCCACTGCTATGGATCAAGGCGAGCACGAGGTGCAGGCTGGTGTTGATTCCATTCGGCGCTCAGGTGAGACGTTTCAAAGAATTCTGCTCGCAACACGCAGCGCCGTGTATCACGTACAGGAGACCTCTGCTGCGGCTGAACAAATATTCGCAAGCTCCCAAGAGTTCAATGCTTCCCTGCAGGAGATCGATCACATGGCGCTTCGATCCAACGATCTGGCACAGGCAATTTCAACCGCCACGGCCGGACAGCTCACAGCCATGGAAGAAATCTCTGCATCGGCGGACTCGATGAGCCGGATATCCGAAGAAATGCTTCTACTCGTGAAGCAGTTCAAGCTGTAG
- a CDS encoding DinB family protein has product MRTDFIFDILKNRHNQLVELVAQCPADKRNLVLDGFKNSIHWHIGHVLTVTEFHVFGLSEFALNKKLPASYQDFFAYGTKPGDWQGEPPTWDVLIDQLRKQPDEIRELLESKLDVPVKENFLKAETFGELIVSTVLHETDHIGFVSAMLKSLK; this is encoded by the coding sequence ATGAGAACAGATTTTATTTTCGACATTTTGAAGAATCGTCACAATCAATTGGTTGAGCTGGTAGCCCAGTGTCCGGCGGACAAGCGAAATCTTGTGCTGGATGGCTTCAAGAACAGCATTCATTGGCACATTGGTCATGTGCTTACTGTGACAGAGTTCCATGTATTCGGCCTTTCGGAATTCGCACTGAATAAGAAGCTTCCTGCAAGCTACCAGGACTTTTTCGCCTATGGAACGAAGCCCGGAGACTGGCAGGGCGAACCACCTACATGGGATGTGCTGATTGACCAATTAAGGAAGCAGCCGGACGAGATCCGGGAATTGCTGGAGAGCAAGTTGGACGTACCGGTAAAAGAAAACTTTTTGAAGGCCGAGACTTTTGGCGAGCTGATTGTCTCCACGGTACTGCATGAAACCGATCATATCGGCTTTGTCTCCGCCATGCTGAAGTCATTGAAATAA
- a CDS encoding cupin domain-containing protein: MKGEFGPGIFVLIHSHEDRETFFVLSGEIEAWVEEKWYAASC, encoded by the coding sequence ATGAAAGGCGAGTTTGGTCCAGGGATTTTCGTGCTTATTCATAGTCATGAGGATCGAGAAACATTCTTTGTTCTTTCTGGGGAGATTGAAGCCTGGGTGGAAGAAAAATGGTATGCAGCATCTTGTTGA
- the rplD gene encoding 50S ribosomal protein L4: protein MLNVTIFNMEGNHVGEMELEESIFGIIPNESVMHDAVINYLANKRSGTQSALTRGEVRGGGRKPYKQNKIDRSRAGSIRMPHWRGGGVVFAPKPRDYSYKLNKKVKQLAIKSALSSKVQNKEIIVVDEIKLENYRTKSIVAMLHALGADKKVLIVIPSINNFVIKSANNIPGVETAVADSINIYNVLNCDKLIIAKEAITMITEIHS, encoded by the coding sequence ATGTTGAATGTTACTATTTTTAATATGGAAGGTAATCATGTTGGTGAAATGGAACTTGAAGAATCCATCTTCGGTATTATTCCCAATGAATCGGTTATGCATGATGCAGTAATAAACTATCTGGCAAATAAGCGCAGTGGAACACAATCTGCATTAACACGTGGTGAAGTTAGAGGCGGTGGCAGAAAACCGTATAAGCAGAATAAAATTGATAGATCTAGAGCAGGTTCGATTCGTATGCCTCATTGGCGTGGCGGAGGCGTTGTGTTTGCGCCTAAACCTCGCGACTACAGCTACAAACTCAACAAAAAGGTTAAACAGCTTGCAATAAAATCTGCATTATCTAGCAAAGTACAGAACAAAGAAATCATTGTCGTCGACGAGATCAAGTTAGAGAATTACAGAACAAAGTCTATAGTAGCTATGCTTCATGCTCTTGGGGCAGATAAAAAGGTACTGATTGTTATCCCTTCGATTAATAACTTTGTTATTAAGAGCGCCAATAACATACCTGGTGTAGAAACCGCCGTAGCTGATTCCATTAATATATACAATGTTCTGAATTGTGATAAATTGATAATCGCTAAAGAAGCTATCACTATGATTACGGAAATACACTCTTAA
- a CDS encoding S-layer homology domain-containing protein, with protein sequence MKKPSKIITLSATVALALSLAGQDFASAAAFKDINSVQDKDKIIAMYDSGLIKGITAELFAPNKTVTQAESVQFFVNALGLNLDLVRFVKEPKASDYYENAKDSAWYANAFIIAAVNGLDLPSDLNPNEKLTREAFTHQLIHTIEIIGKLPIIKPVVVEFKDQDQVKVDYAGSIQRALNYGVVELDKNGKLHPKKEITRAEAAIEISNALNYLKAHSAQEQVGESEALTAEQAAQLIKGAVGEAANLQIKIDPKAVVTRESFTYLLVHTLQTSGQLPILKLVPAEIKDNDNIDILNQGAIQTAIALGFVQLDQEGKFNPKAGITRKDAIDIVGKAVKYLKAHPAPEQGGVSKTITVEQAAELIKKAAGDTNLQIKIDSKADVTRESFTYLLVHTLQAGGKLPMLKLIPIEIKDNDKIGIIYQGAIQTALALKFVQLDSEGNFNPKNGVTLADATAMVDRVQEIVKETNK encoded by the coding sequence ATGAAAAAACCGTCCAAAATCATTACCCTGTCCGCAACCGTTGCCCTGGCACTCAGCTTGGCCGGACAAGACTTCGCTTCTGCTGCCGCTTTTAAAGATATTAATAGCGTGCAAGACAAAGACAAGATCATTGCCATGTATGACAGCGGCCTGATCAAGGGAATTACTGCAGAACTATTTGCTCCGAACAAGACCGTCACGCAGGCCGAGAGCGTACAGTTTTTCGTCAACGCGTTGGGGTTGAATCTGGACCTTGTCCGTTTCGTTAAAGAGCCCAAGGCTTCCGATTATTATGAGAATGCTAAGGATTCCGCTTGGTACGCGAATGCTTTCATTATCGCAGCAGTCAACGGACTGGACCTGCCTTCCGATCTGAATCCGAATGAAAAGCTGACGCGCGAAGCCTTCACGCACCAGCTCATTCATACGATCGAAATTATCGGTAAGCTGCCTATTATTAAGCCGGTTGTCGTGGAATTCAAAGACCAAGATCAAGTCAAAGTCGATTATGCCGGTTCGATCCAGCGCGCCCTGAACTACGGCGTCGTCGAGCTGGATAAAAACGGGAAGCTTCATCCTAAGAAAGAAATCACCCGCGCTGAAGCGGCCATCGAAATTAGCAATGCGCTAAATTATCTGAAAGCTCACTCCGCACAGGAGCAGGTCGGCGAGAGCGAAGCTCTCACGGCGGAACAAGCCGCGCAATTGATCAAAGGGGCTGTCGGAGAAGCTGCAAACCTGCAGATCAAGATCGATCCGAAAGCCGTCGTGACCCGAGAGTCGTTCACGTACCTGCTAGTTCATACGCTTCAAACGAGCGGCCAGCTGCCAATACTCAAACTGGTTCCAGCAGAGATCAAGGATAACGACAACATCGATATCCTGAACCAAGGTGCCATTCAGACAGCGATTGCCCTGGGCTTCGTTCAATTAGACCAAGAGGGCAAGTTTAATCCTAAGGCCGGAATCACTCGTAAGGATGCGATCGATATCGTGGGCAAAGCCGTGAAATACTTGAAAGCTCACCCGGCACCCGAGCAAGGCGGAGTAAGCAAAACTATCACGGTGGAACAAGCCGCGGAATTAATCAAGAAAGCCGCCGGAGATACGAACCTGCAGATTAAGATCGATTCGAAGGCCGACGTGACGCGCGAATCGTTCACGTACCTGCTGGTCCACACGCTTCAAGCGGGAGGCAAGCTGCCGATGTTGAAATTAATCCCGATAGAGATCAAGGATAATGACAAAATTGGTATCATATACCAAGGCGCGATTCAGACGGCGCTTGCTTTGAAATTCGTGCAATTGGACTCGGAAGGAAACTTCAATCCGAAAAACGGAGTTACACTTGCAGACGCGACGGCTATGGTCGATCGTGTGCAAGAGATTGTGAAAGAAACCAATAAGTAA
- a CDS encoding LuxR C-terminal-related transcriptional regulator — MAAFSILTGSCTPLTVKNHVSNFIAKLGLHARTQAILYFRFNISFKSRGMTFGINA; from the coding sequence ATGGCAGCCTTTTCTATACTAACGGGATCGTGTACCCCCCTAACAGTGAAAAATCACGTTTCAAATTTCATCGCCAAGCTTGGGCTGCACGCCAGAACGCAAGCTATACTGTATTTTCGGTTCAACATCTCCTTTAAATCGCGAGGCATGACATTTGGCATTAATGCATGA